The Aphis gossypii isolate Hap1 unplaced genomic scaffold, ASM2018417v2 Contig00698, whole genome shotgun sequence genome includes a window with the following:
- the LOC126555073 gene encoding uncharacterized protein LOC126555073: MSLVKHLLLEKVQEIRHHHDKYVIDEKALKSNKTVLRLPSYHCELNAIEMAWSVVKNHVKKNNTSFKINDVRQLLIDGIKKVTPDMWANFVSHAIKEENKLCTVDNNTDELLDQEDTSHVMQITGDTSSSDDSD; the protein is encoded by the coding sequence ATGTCATTGGTGAAACATTTGTTGTTGGAAAAGGTGCAGGAAATTAGACATCATCACGACAAATACGTAATCGATGAAAAAGCTTTGAAATCAAACAAAACTGTACTACGTCTTCCGTCTTACCACTGCGAATTGAATGCGATAGAAATGGCGTGGTCGGTTGTGAAAAATCAcgtgaaaaaaaacaacacttCATTCAAAATTAACGACGTAAGACAATTACTGATCGATGGCATCAAAAAAGTTACACCAGACATGTGGGCCAATTTTGTAAGTCATGCAATAAAAGAAGAAAACAAACTCTGCACTGTTGACAACAATACGGATGAACTATTGGATCAAGAAGATACATCGCATGTCATGCAAATCACAGGGGACACTTCTTCTTCCGATGATTcagattga